In Maridesulfovibrio frigidus DSM 17176, a genomic segment contains:
- a CDS encoding transporter substrate-binding domain-containing protein, which produces MKKVIANVLFILICFFAMNSSLLAATDDVGSIELTQEERAWIKEHPVVRMYNDKNWAPFNFYEHGKAQGLSIDYIDLLARKIGFNIEYISGPSWAEFMAMAANKEIDALSDIVETTDRKKFLLFSAPYLHNPKVIVCRTGENYSSLEQLHGKKVAITKGFFFEELLKKIHPEIERVLFSNTLSCLKAVSYGEADVTLGSEAVQRYLISKNLLSGLRISSEAKIGDPEKLNLRIAVRKDWPVLLSIFEKAMATVTPQEMLEIQQKWVSNELDDTSSEKQRATSPNIKLTVEEGAWLKKHPVIQVISDKNFPPFDFYKDGSATGFSVDLFEMVAKLAGFDIKWESRDDWAGALQEVKDKKVDALHTIKKSPERMKYLLFTKPYYSTTTGLFARLDNDVIQKIDDLRTATIAIPKGSSDIPIIKNIYPDCTIVEVETAKSALMTVAQGKADATILNSGVGNYISGESGFNNLKMVDYVFFGEGEKEGYTIGVRNDWPELVSIIDKALASISPDQIQHLRNQWQLDAAEKITAPPVDPLSYKHILIYGLGLFLFLALSALVLLKCVKTERVSQAFGSKKFRSYVLLGLTLFVAIVSFMGWVALENIRHKVVQNVENNIRGGLKIADYSLEYWVRDRKSMTKHLGHNTELTQITENLLKVPHKREAFLSSPALKEVRNFFKTDDGVFANIGFFIIGPDYISLASMRDGNIGTKNLIAEQRPDLIKRAFNGEVLFVPPINLDVYLSTAGVAKVNKKPPTMFFMGPIENENEEIIAVFTLRVDPTKGVTNSLHIAGEGTSQETYAFNKNGVLLSNSRFEEELRQIGLIEEGQSSALHLLLKDPGENLLKRKGKAKKNENAPLTHMAKRAIASRAEIKDSKLTSSAPTIEINMDGYRDYRGVPVYGAWLWDTNLDVGLAAEIDVDEAMANFNYVRNIFILVIGFTLFLSIGATLLVLVLGQRTNKLLESAKDNLENTVAERTSELAKAEAHARLILSSMGEGLIEVNTSGEACFVNASALAMLEYSEDEILGRKIHDMIHHSHSDGSFYDIKDCPMNKSFSDGGSYTVSDEVLWRKDGTSIPVEYSSTPAILDGDIVGAVIVFQNSTERKKAEKELQDSKDQLQSILDTSPIAVAFSTGGIIHFTNPAFEEHYGAKVGDESPNLYVNPADRDDIIAMMQRDGHVSNYEIQMYNKERKARDMLISYLPINHEGNEGILGWLFDITDRKEMEAALSTERDRLQGMMNTSPVGIAITVDGVFRFANSSWANLTGLKEGDTAVGAYVDSSSRDHVVNSLKRDGKLENYEAQIYGPDKTIYDMLLNYYGFDYEGENGVLGWAVDITELKKVENILRTKFGELDRFRKLAVGREMKMIELKKEINGLIEKTGGEAKYKIH; this is translated from the coding sequence ATGAAAAAAGTCATAGCCAACGTTCTGTTTATCCTGATCTGTTTTTTTGCCATGAACTCTTCACTTCTGGCTGCGACTGATGATGTCGGTAGCATAGAGCTGACTCAAGAAGAGAGAGCATGGATTAAAGAACACCCTGTTGTTAGAATGTATAATGATAAAAACTGGGCTCCATTTAATTTTTATGAACATGGAAAAGCGCAGGGTTTATCTATTGACTATATTGACTTGTTAGCTCGTAAAATCGGTTTTAATATTGAGTATATAAGTGGTCCGAGTTGGGCCGAGTTTATGGCGATGGCAGCCAATAAAGAAATTGATGCTCTTTCAGATATAGTTGAAACAACGGATCGCAAAAAGTTTTTATTATTCTCAGCACCCTATCTCCATAATCCTAAGGTCATTGTTTGCCGAACTGGTGAGAACTATTCTTCTTTAGAACAATTACATGGTAAAAAAGTAGCCATTACTAAAGGATTCTTTTTTGAAGAGCTGTTAAAAAAAATACACCCGGAAATTGAAAGAGTCCTTTTTTCTAACACATTATCATGCCTTAAAGCGGTGTCGTATGGTGAAGCCGATGTGACACTTGGATCTGAAGCTGTTCAACGTTACCTCATTTCTAAGAACCTCCTTTCAGGGTTGCGTATTTCCAGCGAGGCCAAAATAGGTGACCCTGAAAAACTTAACTTGCGTATAGCTGTCCGCAAGGATTGGCCTGTCCTTCTATCTATATTTGAAAAAGCAATGGCTACTGTTACTCCTCAGGAAATGCTTGAAATTCAACAAAAATGGGTGAGCAACGAACTTGATGATACTTCCAGCGAAAAACAACGTGCTACATCTCCAAATATAAAACTGACAGTAGAAGAGGGTGCATGGCTAAAAAAACACCCTGTAATACAGGTTATTAGTGATAAGAATTTCCCTCCCTTCGATTTTTACAAAGATGGTTCTGCAACAGGTTTTAGTGTTGATTTATTTGAAATGGTGGCAAAGCTGGCCGGGTTTGATATTAAGTGGGAAAGTAGGGATGACTGGGCTGGAGCCTTACAGGAAGTAAAAGATAAAAAAGTGGACGCTCTCCATACAATTAAAAAATCACCAGAGCGTATGAAATACCTTCTTTTTACTAAACCATACTATAGTACCACAACAGGACTTTTCGCTCGCCTTGACAATGATGTGATCCAAAAAATAGATGATCTGAGGACTGCAACCATAGCTATTCCTAAAGGTTCTTCGGATATTCCCATTATCAAAAATATTTACCCCGACTGCACAATTGTTGAGGTAGAAACAGCTAAATCAGCTTTAATGACCGTTGCTCAAGGAAAGGCTGATGCAACTATTTTAAATTCTGGGGTAGGAAACTACATCTCCGGCGAATCTGGTTTTAATAACTTGAAAATGGTTGATTATGTTTTCTTCGGAGAAGGAGAGAAGGAAGGATATACCATAGGCGTTCGCAACGATTGGCCGGAGCTTGTTTCGATTATCGATAAGGCTCTGGCGAGCATTTCTCCAGACCAAATACAACACCTGCGCAACCAATGGCAGCTTGACGCTGCAGAGAAAATTACCGCCCCCCCCGTAGATCCTCTTTCGTATAAGCATATTCTCATTTATGGGTTGGGTCTCTTCTTGTTTTTGGCTCTGTCAGCATTAGTTCTGTTAAAATGTGTCAAAACTGAACGTGTTTCACAGGCCTTCGGTTCTAAAAAATTTAGGTCTTACGTTCTGCTTGGATTGACTCTTTTTGTCGCAATTGTCAGTTTTATGGGGTGGGTTGCGTTAGAAAATATTCGCCACAAAGTTGTCCAAAATGTTGAGAACAACATCCGTGGTGGGTTGAAAATTGCTGATTACTCTCTTGAGTACTGGGTTCGGGATAGAAAAAGCATGACCAAACACCTCGGACATAATACAGAGCTAACCCAAATAACCGAGAACTTACTGAAAGTACCACATAAACGTGAAGCTTTTCTCTCTTCTCCAGCCCTTAAAGAGGTTCGCAATTTCTTCAAAACAGATGATGGAGTATTCGCAAATATTGGTTTCTTTATCATCGGCCCGGATTACATCAGTCTCGCATCAATGAGAGACGGTAACATTGGGACTAAAAATCTTATTGCGGAACAACGCCCAGACCTGATCAAAAGGGCATTTAATGGAGAAGTCTTATTTGTCCCTCCTATCAATTTAGATGTATATTTAAGCACAGCAGGTGTGGCCAAGGTCAATAAAAAGCCGCCCACAATGTTTTTTATGGGACCGATCGAAAACGAAAACGAGGAAATTATAGCTGTTTTCACATTGAGGGTTGACCCAACAAAAGGGGTTACCAATTCTCTGCATATAGCAGGAGAAGGTACTTCGCAGGAAACATATGCTTTCAATAAAAACGGAGTACTTCTCAGCAATAGCCGCTTTGAAGAAGAGTTGCGGCAGATAGGATTAATTGAAGAAGGGCAATCCAGTGCATTGCATTTACTGCTTAAAGATCCAGGAGAAAACCTTCTGAAGCGTAAGGGAAAAGCTAAGAAGAACGAAAATGCTCCTCTGACTCATATGGCTAAGCGCGCAATTGCAAGCAGGGCAGAGATCAAAGACAGCAAATTAACCTCGTCCGCCCCTACCATAGAAATAAATATGGATGGTTACAGAGATTACAGAGGGGTACCTGTTTACGGTGCTTGGCTATGGGATACTAATTTGGATGTGGGTCTTGCTGCTGAAATCGATGTAGATGAAGCTATGGCCAACTTTAATTATGTGCGCAATATTTTTATTCTTGTCATCGGATTTACTCTGTTTCTTTCAATAGGCGCAACTTTACTTGTGCTGGTTCTTGGCCAGCGGACAAACAAATTACTTGAAAGCGCAAAAGACAATTTGGAAAACACAGTAGCTGAGCGTACATCAGAGCTGGCAAAAGCAGAAGCGCATGCGCGTTTAATTCTTTCGTCTATGGGCGAAGGGCTTATAGAAGTGAACACTAGTGGAGAAGCGTGTTTTGTTAATGCTTCAGCCTTAGCTATGCTCGAATATTCTGAGGACGAAATTTTAGGGCGAAAGATTCATGATATGATCCATCATAGTCATTCCGACGGCTCCTTTTATGATATCAAAGATTGCCCCATGAATAAGAGCTTTTCTGATGGGGGGAGCTATACCGTCTCAGATGAGGTTTTATGGCGGAAAGACGGAACAAGTATACCTGTAGAATATTCTTCTACACCGGCGATACTCGACGGAGATATTGTAGGAGCTGTCATAGTTTTTCAAAATTCAACAGAGCGTAAAAAAGCTGAAAAAGAACTGCAGGATTCCAAGGATCAGCTACAAAGTATCCTTGATACAAGCCCTATTGCCGTTGCTTTTTCAACTGGTGGAATAATCCACTTCACCAACCCCGCATTTGAAGAACATTACGGTGCAAAAGTTGGAGACGAATCTCCAAACCTATATGTTAATCCGGCAGATCGCGACGATATCATTGCCATGATGCAAAGAGACGGACATGTCTCTAATTACGAAATACAAATGTACAATAAAGAGCGAAAAGCTCGTGATATGCTCATCTCGTATCTTCCTATAAACCATGAAGGGAACGAAGGTATTCTGGGATGGCTCTTCGACATAACAGATAGAAAAGAAATGGAAGCAGCTCTTTCAACAGAGCGTGATCGATTGCAGGGGATGATGAATACCAGCCCGGTTGGCATAGCCATTACGGTCGATGGCGTTTTCCGATTCGCTAACAGCAGTTGGGCAAATCTTACGGGACTGAAAGAGGGTGATACTGCCGTAGGAGCATATGTTGATTCTTCGAGCCGTGATCATGTGGTCAACTCACTAAAAAGAGACGGTAAGTTGGAGAACTACGAGGCCCAGATTTATGGTCCGGATAAAACTATCTACGACATGCTACTGAATTATTACGGATTTGATTATGAAGGCGAAAATGGTGTGCTGGGGTGGGCTGTAGATATTACCGAACTTAAAAAAGTTGAAAATATACTTCGGACAAAGTTTGGTGAACTGGATCGGTTCAGAAAGCTGGCTGTAGGGCGTGAGATGAAAATGATAGAGTTGAAAAAAGAAATTAACGGTCTGATTGAAAAGACTGGCGGCGAAGCTAAATACAAAATTCATTAA